A section of the Neorhizobium galegae bv. orientalis str. HAMBI 540 genome encodes:
- a CDS encoding ABC transporter substrate-binding protein — protein sequence MKKMLAAATLALSMSTTGMAFAEPLKIGMITTLSGGGAGLGIDTRDGFMLAIKNAGNKDITVVTEDDAQKPELAVQIADKMIQSDKVDILTGIVWSNLLMAVAPSAVAQGKFYVSTNAAPAALAGANCNKLYFNAAYQNDNLHEAMGEYANKGYKKMFILAPNYPAGKDSLTGFKRYYKGQLAAEVYTQVGQTDYAAEIAQMRASGADGIFVFLPGGMGIAFMKQFAQSGVKIPVMGPGFSFSQDVLPAIGDAAVGAKASGQWAPDFDNAASKKFLADFQKEYNRLPSIYAVQAYDAAQLIVAAASKASVKNADAFGAELKKADIQSPRGKFKFNTNQHPIQDIYLTEVVKQNGVITNKTVEKIFADHGDAYAKDCKI from the coding sequence ATGAAGAAAATGCTTGCTGCTGCCACCTTGGCGCTGAGCATGAGCACCACCGGCATGGCTTTCGCCGAGCCTTTGAAGATCGGCATGATCACCACGCTTTCGGGCGGTGGCGCCGGCCTAGGCATCGATACGCGCGACGGCTTCATGCTGGCGATCAAGAACGCCGGCAACAAGGACATCACCGTCGTCACCGAAGACGATGCGCAGAAGCCGGAACTGGCCGTGCAGATCGCCGACAAGATGATCCAGAGCGACAAGGTCGATATCCTGACCGGCATCGTCTGGTCGAACCTGCTGATGGCCGTTGCCCCGAGCGCGGTGGCACAGGGCAAGTTCTACGTGTCGACCAATGCTGCGCCTGCAGCGCTTGCCGGCGCCAACTGCAACAAGCTCTATTTCAACGCCGCTTACCAGAACGACAACCTTCATGAAGCCATGGGCGAATATGCCAACAAGGGCTACAAGAAGATGTTCATCCTCGCCCCGAACTATCCGGCCGGCAAGGATTCGCTGACCGGCTTCAAGCGTTACTACAAGGGCCAACTCGCCGCCGAAGTCTACACCCAGGTCGGCCAGACCGACTATGCTGCCGAAATCGCCCAGATGCGCGCCTCCGGCGCCGACGGCATCTTCGTCTTCCTGCCAGGCGGCATGGGCATCGCCTTCATGAAACAGTTCGCTCAGTCGGGCGTCAAAATTCCGGTCATGGGCCCGGGCTTCTCCTTCAGCCAGGACGTGTTGCCGGCGATCGGCGACGCCGCGGTCGGCGCCAAGGCGTCCGGTCAATGGGCCCCGGACTTCGACAATGCCGCGAGCAAGAAGTTCCTGGCGGATTTCCAGAAGGAATATAACCGCCTGCCGTCCATCTATGCCGTCCAGGCCTATGACGCAGCCCAGCTCATCGTTGCTGCAGCATCCAAGGCCAGCGTCAAGAACGCCGATGCTTTCGGCGCCGAACTGAAGAAGGCCGACATCCAGTCCCCGCGTGGAAAATTCAAGTTCAACACCAACCAGCATCCGATCCAGGACATCTACCTGACGGAAGTGGTGAAGCAGAACGGCGTCATCACCAACAAGACGGTGGAGAAGATCTTCGCCGATCACGGCGATGCCTACGCCAAAGACTGCAAGATCTAA
- a CDS encoding glutaminase, whose amino-acid sequence MADLQAIVDEIHAKLTPRLGEGKVADYIPQLAHVDPKKFGMAIIDVDGEVYKAGDCDEPFSIQSVSKVFTLTLALGKHGETTWNRVGREPSGSAFNSIVQLEHEEGKPRNPFINAGAIAVSDLVLAGHTPREAIGEIVRFVRYLADDDSIAIDPEVAKSEQATGFRNFALANFMRSFGKLDHPVEHVLGVYFHHCALAMTCTQLAKSALFLAASGRNPLTGHTVVSKQRARRINALMLTCGHYDGSGDFAYRVGLPGKSGVGGGIMAVAPGKASVAVWSPGLNHNGNSLLGSLALEMLATRTGWSVFGQ is encoded by the coding sequence ATGGCAGACCTGCAGGCGATCGTCGACGAGATCCATGCGAAGCTGACGCCGCGTCTGGGTGAAGGCAAGGTGGCCGACTACATCCCGCAGCTCGCCCATGTCGACCCGAAGAAGTTCGGGATGGCGATCATCGATGTCGACGGCGAGGTCTACAAGGCCGGCGATTGCGACGAACCTTTCTCGATCCAGAGTGTCTCAAAGGTCTTCACGCTGACGCTCGCGCTCGGCAAACATGGCGAGACCACCTGGAACCGTGTCGGCCGGGAACCCTCCGGCTCGGCCTTCAACTCGATCGTCCAGCTCGAGCATGAGGAAGGCAAGCCACGCAATCCATTCATCAATGCCGGCGCCATCGCCGTCAGCGATCTCGTCCTTGCCGGACACACGCCGCGCGAGGCGATCGGTGAGATCGTCCGTTTTGTGCGCTACCTGGCGGATGACGATTCGATCGCCATCGATCCGGAAGTGGCGAAGTCGGAGCAGGCGACGGGGTTCCGCAATTTCGCGCTCGCCAATTTCATGCGCTCCTTCGGCAAGCTCGATCATCCGGTCGAACATGTCCTCGGCGTCTATTTCCACCACTGCGCGCTGGCGATGACCTGCACCCAGCTTGCCAAGTCAGCCCTCTTCCTCGCCGCATCGGGCCGCAATCCGCTGACCGGGCACACGGTAGTCTCGAAGCAGCGGGCGAGGCGCATCAATGCGCTGATGCTGACGTGCGGCCATTACGATGGATCGGGTGATTTCGCCTACCGTGTCGGCCTGCCCGGCAAGAGCGGGGTCGGCGGCGGCATCATGGCGGTAGCACCTGGCAAGGCCTCCGTCGCCGTCTGGTCGCCGGGCCTCAATCACAACGGCAATTCGCTGCTTGGTTCGCTGGCGCTGGAAATGCTGGCCACCCGAACCGGCTGGTCGGTGTTCGGCCAATAA
- a CDS encoding ABC transporter ATP-binding protein — MLLDVTKIEAFYGASQALFGVDLSVAEGEAVALMGRNGMGKTTTIRAICNLNPPRSGAVKIGGTDTKGRRPHHVAKLGIGLVPEGRRCFPNLTVHENLVAAARPGPWTLERVNELFPRLEERHAQMARSLSGGEQQMLAIGRALMTNPRLLILDEATEGLAPVIRQDIWKAIRRLKAEGLSILVVDKTLSELLPVADRCVILENGRSAWSGRPADLTTELQDRYLGV, encoded by the coding sequence ATGCTGCTCGATGTAACGAAGATCGAAGCATTTTATGGCGCCAGCCAGGCACTGTTCGGGGTTGATCTCTCGGTCGCCGAAGGCGAGGCCGTTGCTCTGATGGGCCGCAACGGCATGGGCAAGACGACCACCATCCGCGCCATCTGCAACCTCAATCCGCCGCGATCAGGTGCGGTGAAGATCGGCGGCACGGATACCAAGGGCAGGCGGCCGCATCATGTCGCCAAGCTCGGCATCGGTCTCGTGCCGGAAGGCCGCCGTTGTTTCCCGAACCTCACGGTCCATGAAAACCTTGTCGCTGCCGCGCGGCCCGGCCCATGGACGCTGGAACGCGTCAACGAACTCTTTCCCCGGCTTGAGGAGCGGCATGCCCAAATGGCGAGATCGCTCTCCGGCGGCGAGCAGCAGATGCTGGCGATCGGCCGTGCGCTGATGACCAATCCGCGACTGCTCATTCTCGACGAGGCGACCGAAGGCCTTGCCCCGGTCATCCGCCAGGATATCTGGAAGGCGATCAGGCGGCTGAAAGCCGAAGGTTTGTCGATCCTCGTGGTGGATAAGACGCTTTCGGAGCTTTTGCCGGTTGCGGACCGCTGCGTCATCCTGGAAAACGGAAGAAGCGCCTGGAGCGGCAGGCCCGCTGACCTGACGACGGAACTGCAGGATCGATATCTCGGGGTATAG
- a CDS encoding ABC transporter substrate-binding protein, with protein MKRLLFLFLCLALSPSFAAADTTLFRALSGRDDAPMLTVYSSLDEPLAKPMIAGFQTANPDVAVRYEDMLTGEIYDRIVGETDAGNKTADFAFSSAMDLQVKLANDGYAQRSDLPMSGQWPGWANWRNTAYALTFEPAVFVYHKPSFKDSSPPSTRAELVEFLQKRGDAVYGRIGTYDIERSGVGFLFMARDQEQFGDIWSVIRAMGAAGVKLYSTSQAILERVADGRFLLGYNILGSYAADWASRHPDVGIVLPKDYTVVMSRIGLVPQAAAAPDLGKRYLEFFMSKEGQTIMARELQIPAVSPEVAGNNTATTLREMLGGQLKPVPVSLGLMVYLDQVKRARLISRWNEVLRLQ; from the coding sequence ATGAAAAGGCTGCTTTTCCTATTCCTCTGTCTTGCCCTTTCGCCCAGCTTTGCAGCGGCAGACACGACGCTGTTCCGGGCGCTCTCCGGGCGGGACGATGCGCCCATGCTGACGGTCTATTCGTCGCTCGACGAGCCGCTCGCCAAGCCGATGATAGCCGGCTTCCAGACGGCCAATCCGGATGTCGCGGTGCGCTACGAGGACATGCTGACGGGCGAAATCTACGACCGGATCGTGGGCGAAACCGATGCCGGCAACAAGACTGCCGACTTTGCCTTCTCGTCGGCCATGGACCTGCAGGTGAAGCTCGCCAATGACGGCTACGCCCAGCGCAGCGACCTGCCGATGAGCGGGCAATGGCCAGGCTGGGCGAACTGGCGCAATACGGCCTACGCACTGACTTTCGAACCGGCCGTGTTCGTCTATCACAAGCCGAGTTTCAAGGATTCGTCCCCGCCCTCGACCCGGGCGGAACTGGTCGAATTCCTGCAGAAGCGGGGAGATGCGGTCTACGGCCGGATCGGCACCTACGACATCGAGCGTTCCGGGGTCGGTTTCCTGTTCATGGCGCGCGACCAGGAGCAGTTCGGCGATATCTGGTCCGTGATCCGGGCGATGGGTGCTGCGGGCGTGAAGCTCTACTCGACCAGCCAGGCGATCCTGGAACGCGTCGCCGACGGGCGGTTCCTGCTCGGCTACAACATCCTCGGTTCCTACGCCGCCGACTGGGCTTCCCGTCATCCGGATGTCGGGATCGTACTGCCGAAGGATTACACGGTGGTGATGTCGCGTATCGGCCTTGTGCCGCAGGCCGCCGCCGCGCCGGATCTCGGCAAACGTTACCTCGAGTTCTTCATGTCCAAGGAAGGCCAGACAATCATGGCCCGCGAACTGCAGATCCCGGCCGTCAGCCCGGAAGTCGCCGGCAATAACACCGCCACGACGCTGCGGGAGATGTTGGGCGGACAATTGAAGCCGGTTCCGGTCAGCCTCGGGCTGATGGTTTATCTCGACCAGGTGAAGCGGGCACGACTGATTTCCCGCTGGAACGAAGTCCTTCGGCTGCAATAG
- a CDS encoding tripartite tricarboxylate transporter TctB family protein translates to MSLDNNKTTTEQRRPDWAALVIAAILVAVAVVIFLDVSRLRDMGGYSQVGPATVPDWIAFALIGLAVWTVFAAFRRDFPAREKQELGPVAWVVAGLLAQMILIRIAGFSIATGTLFGLAAAGFGARRLWISIPVGIVICLAIWWLFAGVLQLSLPAGPLEHLIQ, encoded by the coding sequence ATGAGCCTCGACAACAACAAAACGACCACCGAGCAGCGCCGCCCCGATTGGGCGGCGCTTGTTATTGCCGCTATCCTCGTCGCTGTCGCTGTCGTCATCTTCCTCGACGTCTCGCGGCTGAGAGATATGGGCGGCTATAGCCAGGTCGGCCCGGCCACAGTTCCGGACTGGATCGCCTTTGCGCTGATCGGACTTGCCGTCTGGACCGTCTTCGCCGCCTTTCGCCGCGATTTTCCGGCGCGGGAAAAACAGGAACTCGGACCTGTCGCATGGGTCGTCGCCGGCCTGCTGGCGCAGATGATCCTCATCCGGATCGCCGGGTTCTCGATCGCCACGGGCACGCTTTTCGGCCTTGCGGCGGCAGGTTTCGGCGCCCGCAGACTCTGGATCAGCATTCCGGTCGGCATCGTCATCTGTCTCGCCATCTGGTGGCTGTTTGCCGGCGTTCTGCAACTTTCGCTTCCGGCGGGCCCGCTGGAACACCTGATCCAGTGA
- a CDS encoding tripartite tricarboxylate transporter permease translates to MTTFEFLLQGLVSAMEPMNLFYALIGVTLGTAVGVLPGIGPATTVALLLPVTYQLDATGSLIMFAGIYYGGMYGGSTTSILLNTPGESASIVTALEGNKMARAGRGGPALATAAIGSFVAGLIATLALAFIAPYIVKLALVFGPREYFALMVLAFVTVSSAFGNSTLRGLTSLFIGLALSLVGIDQLTGQNRLSFGVPDLLDGIEVTTMAVAMFAIGETLYIAAQGASAPDRIEAIKGSVWMTSQDWARSWKAWLRGTVIGFPIGAMPAGGAEIGTFLSYATEKRLSKHPEEFGHGAIEGVAGPEAANNASAAGTLVPLLTLGLPTSATAAIMLAGFQQYGLQPGPLLFVTNPQLVWGLIASLLIANLMLLVLNLPLVGLWVKLLTIPKPWLYAGILVFATLGTIGANPSVFELGMLLVFGLVAYIMRVFDYPIAPVIVGLILGPLAEQQLRRALAISQGDVTVLVTSPIAAVLLGVAALALILPLVLRARGRGDALSQMAASED, encoded by the coding sequence ATGACCACATTCGAATTTCTTCTCCAGGGGCTCGTATCGGCAATGGAGCCGATGAACCTCTTTTACGCGCTGATCGGCGTGACGCTCGGCACTGCCGTCGGCGTGCTTCCCGGCATCGGTCCGGCCACGACGGTCGCCCTGCTGCTGCCGGTCACCTACCAGCTGGATGCGACCGGCTCGCTGATCATGTTTGCCGGCATCTATTACGGCGGCATGTATGGCGGCTCTACGACCTCGATTCTCTTGAACACGCCGGGTGAAAGCGCCTCGATCGTCACTGCGCTCGAAGGCAACAAAATGGCTCGGGCGGGACGTGGCGGCCCGGCTCTTGCGACGGCGGCGATCGGATCGTTCGTCGCCGGCCTGATCGCCACCTTGGCGCTTGCTTTCATTGCGCCCTATATTGTCAAGCTGGCGCTGGTCTTCGGTCCGCGCGAATATTTTGCGCTGATGGTTCTGGCCTTCGTCACCGTCTCCTCGGCCTTCGGCAATTCGACGCTGCGGGGCCTGACGTCGCTCTTCATCGGACTTGCCCTGTCGCTCGTCGGCATCGACCAGCTGACCGGCCAGAACCGGCTTTCCTTCGGCGTGCCGGACCTGCTCGATGGTATCGAGGTGACCACGATGGCGGTCGCCATGTTCGCGATCGGCGAGACACTCTATATCGCCGCCCAGGGCGCATCCGCACCGGACAGGATCGAGGCGATCAAGGGCTCGGTCTGGATGACGTCGCAGGACTGGGCGCGCTCCTGGAAAGCCTGGCTGCGTGGTACCGTGATCGGCTTCCCGATCGGCGCGATGCCGGCCGGGGGTGCCGAGATCGGCACCTTCCTCTCCTATGCGACCGAAAAGCGGCTTTCCAAGCACCCGGAAGAATTCGGCCATGGCGCGATCGAAGGCGTCGCCGGTCCGGAAGCGGCCAACAATGCGTCCGCCGCCGGCACGCTGGTGCCGCTCCTGACCCTCGGGCTGCCGACCTCGGCGACCGCGGCCATCATGCTCGCAGGCTTCCAGCAATACGGACTGCAGCCCGGCCCGCTGCTGTTTGTGACCAACCCGCAGCTCGTCTGGGGTCTGATCGCCTCGCTGCTGATCGCCAACCTGATGCTACTCGTGCTCAACCTGCCGCTGGTTGGCCTGTGGGTGAAGCTGCTGACCATTCCGAAGCCGTGGCTCTATGCGGGCATCCTCGTGTTCGCCACCCTCGGCACCATCGGCGCCAACCCGTCGGTCTTCGAACTCGGCATGCTGCTGGTTTTCGGGCTCGTGGCCTACATCATGCGCGTCTTCGACTATCCGATCGCGCCTGTCATCGTCGGCCTCATTCTCGGGCCGCTTGCCGAACAGCAGCTCCGACGTGCCCTCGCCATCAGCCAGGGTGACGTGACGGTGCTGGTCACCTCGCCGATCGCCGCCGTGCTGCTGGGCGTGGCAGCACTTGCCCTCATCCTGCCGCTCGTCCTGCGCGCACGGGGACGCGGCGATGCTCTTTCGCAGATGGCAGCCAGCGAAGACTGA
- a CDS encoding Bug family tripartite tricarboxylate transporter substrate binding protein, with the protein MKHFLLASLLAGAIALPAAAADYSIMAPAAPGGGWDQTARTMQTALQTEKISSKVQVMNVPGAGGTIGIAQFASQQKGNPNALMVGGYVMVGAILTNKSPVTLKDVTPIARLTGEYEVVVVPAASDIKSVADLTAKLKANPGSVSWGGGSAGGTDHITAGLIAKAAGVDPTKVNYIAFSGGGEALAAILGGQVTAGISSYGEFEGQIKAGTLRLLAISSEKKVEGINAPTLKEGGLDVVIQNWRMVAAAPGLTPEQKKAVTADVEKLAKSKTWQDNLKTKGWIDTYLSGPEFEAQLAKDIAATETILKDIGLVK; encoded by the coding sequence TTGAAACATTTCTTGCTTGCTTCCCTTCTCGCGGGCGCAATCGCACTTCCGGCCGCCGCGGCCGACTATTCGATCATGGCACCTGCCGCCCCCGGCGGCGGCTGGGACCAGACCGCCCGGACCATGCAGACCGCTTTGCAGACTGAGAAGATCTCCAGCAAGGTGCAGGTCATGAACGTTCCCGGCGCCGGCGGCACGATCGGCATCGCCCAGTTCGCCAGCCAGCAGAAGGGCAATCCGAACGCCCTCATGGTCGGCGGTTACGTCATGGTCGGTGCGATCCTCACCAACAAGTCCCCGGTCACCCTGAAGGACGTTACCCCAATCGCCCGCCTGACCGGCGAATACGAAGTCGTCGTCGTTCCGGCTGCCTCCGACATCAAGTCGGTTGCCGATCTGACCGCCAAGCTGAAGGCAAATCCGGGTTCGGTTTCCTGGGGCGGCGGCTCGGCCGGTGGTACGGACCACATCACGGCTGGTTTGATCGCAAAGGCTGCCGGCGTCGATCCGACGAAGGTCAACTACATCGCGTTTTCCGGCGGCGGTGAGGCACTCGCCGCCATCCTTGGCGGCCAGGTCACGGCCGGCATCTCGTCCTACGGCGAGTTCGAAGGCCAGATCAAGGCCGGCACGCTTCGCCTCCTCGCCATCTCCTCCGAAAAGAAGGTCGAAGGCATCAATGCCCCGACACTGAAGGAAGGCGGTCTTGACGTCGTGATCCAGAACTGGCGCATGGTCGCCGCCGCTCCCGGCCTGACCCCCGAGCAGAAGAAGGCTGTGACCGCCGACGTCGAAAAGCTCGCCAAGTCCAAGACCTGGCAGGACAACCTGAAGACCAAGGGCTGGATCGACACCTATCTCTCCGGCCCGGAATTCGAAGCCCAGCTCGCCAAGGACATCGCTGCCACTGAAACCATCCTGAAGGACATCGGACTGGTCAAATGA
- a CDS encoding DUF1993 domain-containing protein, whose translation MSLTLYDVTVPVFIRAFGNLTEILKKGEAFADEKGIAHKELLETRLVDDMYPLISQIQRASDTAKFVPVRVGQIENIPMADEEVTFADLHARIEKTVAFLNSVNSATMVNREDAEVIVKTRSGETKFTGKSYVLGFALPNFYFHVTTAYAILRHKGVPIGKMDYIGRSQ comes from the coding sequence ATGTCGCTTACGCTCTACGATGTCACAGTGCCGGTCTTCATCCGCGCTTTCGGCAACCTCACGGAAATCCTGAAAAAGGGCGAAGCTTTCGCCGATGAAAAGGGCATCGCCCACAAGGAACTGCTGGAGACCCGATTGGTCGATGACATGTACCCGCTGATCTCCCAGATCCAGCGCGCCAGCGACACCGCGAAATTCGTGCCGGTCCGCGTCGGGCAGATCGAGAATATCCCGATGGCCGACGAAGAAGTTACTTTCGCCGACCTGCATGCCCGGATCGAAAAGACCGTGGCCTTCCTCAACAGCGTCAATTCGGCCACCATGGTCAATCGCGAGGATGCCGAGGTGATCGTCAAGACCCGCAGCGGCGAAACGAAGTTCACCGGCAAGAGCTATGTTCTCGGCTTCGCGCTGCCGAACTTCTATTTCCACGTCACCACGGCCTACGCGATCCTGCGTCACAAGGGCGTCCCGATCGGCAAGATGGATTATATCGGCCGTTCGCAGTAA
- a CDS encoding branched-chain amino acid ABC transporter permease: protein MIVTRENLINLILAALLLAVPFAANALGQPFYVTLATRIAILALAATGLNLALGLGGLVSFGHAAFFGIGGYVAGILAAHAFSGDPLLFGLSGTKQMWVIWIVAVILSGLVGLAIGAISLRTSGVYFIMITLAFAQMVYYFAISWPAYGGEDGLSLLVRNQFPGVMTMIPLNFFLICYVILLLALGLFALIRASRFGTALQAARQNEVRVATVGIQPYRIRLTGFAISAAITGLAGALFADLNRFVSPSMLSWHMSGELIVLIILGGTGRLFGPLAGAALYVIFEFALGGLTERWQFFLGLILLVVVLFARGGLLGLLAGKAKHG from the coding sequence ATGATCGTGACCCGCGAAAACCTCATCAACCTCATTCTGGCGGCCCTGCTTCTCGCCGTGCCCTTTGCGGCGAACGCGCTCGGCCAGCCTTTTTACGTCACGCTTGCGACCCGCATCGCCATCCTCGCGCTTGCCGCAACCGGCCTCAATCTGGCGCTGGGTCTCGGTGGTCTCGTCTCCTTCGGCCACGCTGCCTTCTTCGGCATCGGCGGCTATGTCGCCGGCATCCTCGCTGCCCACGCCTTTTCCGGCGATCCGCTGCTGTTCGGCCTTTCCGGGACGAAGCAGATGTGGGTGATCTGGATCGTCGCGGTGATCCTATCGGGCCTCGTCGGCCTGGCGATCGGCGCGATCAGCCTTCGCACTTCGGGCGTCTATTTCATCATGATCACGCTCGCCTTTGCCCAGATGGTCTATTATTTCGCGATCTCCTGGCCGGCGTATGGCGGCGAGGACGGGCTGTCGCTCCTTGTCCGGAACCAGTTTCCGGGCGTCATGACTATGATTCCGCTGAACTTCTTCCTGATTTGCTACGTCATCCTGCTGCTGGCGCTCGGCCTCTTCGCCCTGATCCGCGCCTCGCGTTTCGGCACCGCGCTGCAGGCGGCGCGGCAGAACGAGGTGCGCGTCGCGACGGTCGGCATCCAGCCCTACCGCATCCGGCTGACCGGCTTTGCGATTTCGGCGGCGATCACCGGCCTTGCGGGCGCTCTGTTTGCCGATCTCAACCGCTTCGTCAGCCCGTCCATGCTCTCCTGGCACATGTCGGGCGAACTGATCGTGCTGATCATCCTCGGCGGTACCGGCCGCCTGTTCGGGCCCTTGGCGGGCGCCGCACTCTACGTGATCTTCGAGTTTGCGCTTGGCGGCCTCACGGAGCGATGGCAGTTCTTCCTCGGCCTCATCCTCCTCGTCGTCGTGCTGTTTGCGCGTGGCGGTCTTCTGGGCCTGCTTGCGGGAAAGGCTAAACATGGTTGA
- a CDS encoding branched-chain amino acid ABC transporter permease — protein sequence MTLALALEQLLNGLQLGVMLFLMAAGLTLIFGVMGLINLAHGSLYMVGAFACATVAAWTGSFWIGLIASLAAAAAAGAVVELVVIRRLYDRDHLDQVLATFALILMFSEGTRWLFGSFPLYLDIPPLLQGAVALPGGTEYPVYRLAIILAGAIVAFGLYLLISRTRLGMRIRAGESDREMIGALGVDIRTLYTVVFALGAALAGLAGAMVGALQSVQVGMGEPVLILAFVVIVIGGIGSIKGALLGALLVGVTDTMGRFLLPKILALFVAPAQAGMIGGAAASMLIYIVMAVILAVKPRGLFPAAHA from the coding sequence GTGACTTTGGCACTTGCTCTCGAGCAGTTGCTCAACGGCCTGCAGCTCGGCGTCATGTTGTTTCTCATGGCTGCCGGGCTGACGCTGATCTTCGGCGTCATGGGCCTGATCAACCTCGCTCACGGCTCGCTCTACATGGTCGGCGCATTTGCCTGCGCCACCGTGGCGGCGTGGACCGGCTCGTTCTGGATCGGATTGATCGCCAGCCTCGCCGCGGCCGCCGCCGCCGGGGCGGTCGTCGAGCTCGTGGTGATCCGCAGGCTCTACGACCGCGACCATCTCGACCAGGTGCTCGCCACCTTCGCGCTGATCCTGATGTTTTCGGAAGGCACGCGCTGGCTGTTCGGTTCCTTCCCGCTCTATCTCGATATCCCGCCGCTTCTGCAGGGCGCGGTCGCGCTGCCGGGCGGCACGGAATATCCGGTCTACCGCCTGGCGATCATCCTCGCCGGCGCGATCGTCGCCTTCGGCCTCTACCTGCTGATCTCCCGGACCCGCCTCGGCATGCGCATCCGCGCCGGCGAAAGCGACCGCGAGATGATCGGCGCTTTAGGGGTCGATATCCGCACCCTCTATACGGTCGTCTTCGCGCTCGGTGCGGCCCTGGCGGGTCTCGCCGGCGCCATGGTCGGCGCGCTGCAGTCGGTGCAGGTTGGCATGGGCGAACCGGTGCTGATCCTCGCCTTCGTGGTCATCGTCATCGGCGGCATCGGCTCGATCAAGGGCGCGTTGCTCGGTGCGCTGCTGGTCGGCGTCACCGATACGATGGGGCGTTTCCTGCTGCCGAAAATCCTGGCGCTGTTTGTTGCCCCGGCGCAGGCCGGCATGATCGGTGGCGCGGCGGCTTCGATGCTGATCTATATCGTCATGGCGGTCATTCTTGCGGTGAAGCCGCGCGGCCTCTTCCCCGCGGCGCATGCGTGA
- a CDS encoding ABC transporter ATP-binding protein — MVEPVLQISNLVKNFGALRATDGVTLDLRPGEIHALIGPNGAGKSTLIHQICGTLRQDSGTVRFAGQDIGSLGVAQRARLGLGRTFQVSSIAPDFSGLRNVMLAVQAKQGSSFRFFKPVMRDRSLIDTAMAMLERVGLTARARIPAAELSHGERRQLEIAMALALGSKAFLLDEPMAGMGPEGSKSLTHFLDTLRHEAPILLVEHDMDAVFALADRISVLVYGRVIATGTVEEIRRDPTVRTAYLGDHA, encoded by the coding sequence ATGGTTGAGCCGGTTCTCCAGATCTCCAACCTCGTCAAGAATTTTGGCGCGCTCCGGGCCACAGATGGCGTGACGCTCGACCTGCGTCCCGGCGAGATCCACGCCCTGATCGGCCCGAACGGTGCCGGCAAGTCGACGCTGATCCACCAGATCTGCGGCACGCTCCGGCAGGATAGCGGCACGGTTCGTTTTGCCGGGCAGGATATCGGCAGCCTTGGCGTCGCCCAGCGCGCCCGCCTTGGACTTGGCCGCACCTTCCAGGTCTCATCGATCGCGCCGGATTTTTCGGGCCTGCGCAACGTCATGCTGGCGGTGCAGGCAAAGCAGGGGTCGAGCTTCCGCTTCTTCAAGCCCGTCATGCGCGACAGGTCGCTGATCGACACAGCGATGGCTATGCTGGAACGCGTCGGCCTGACGGCCCGCGCCCGCATTCCGGCCGCCGAGCTTTCCCATGGCGAGCGCCGGCAGCTTGAAATCGCCATGGCGCTGGCGCTCGGCTCGAAAGCATTCCTGCTCGACGAGCCGATGGCCGGCATGGGGCCGGAAGGCTCGAAATCGCTGACCCACTTTCTGGATACCCTGCGGCATGAAGCGCCGATCCTGCTGGTCGAGCACGACATGGATGCGGTTTTCGCGCTCGCCGACCGGATTTCGGTGCTCGTCTACGGCCGCGTCATTGCGACCGGCACGGTGGAGGAGATCCGCCGCGACCCGACGGTCCGCACCGCCTATCTCGGAGACCATGCCTGA
- a CDS encoding MarR family winged helix-turn-helix transcriptional regulator, with amino-acid sequence MESEAASADLELIGHGPHGKNKPETRLWLRMLSTTKLITTEIRRRLRTEFGATLPQFDLMAQLYREADGLRLGELSKRTMVTNGNVTGLVERLETDGFVQRVTPDGDRRVTVAKLTPAGTELFVAMAAAHEGWLRDIMADVDPAMIASLWSEIGAVKASASNHLSGSAFE; translated from the coding sequence ATGGAATCGGAAGCGGCAAGCGCCGACCTGGAACTGATCGGCCATGGCCCGCATGGGAAGAACAAGCCCGAGACGCGGCTGTGGCTGCGCATGCTTTCAACCACCAAGCTGATCACCACGGAAATCCGCCGCCGGCTTCGCACTGAGTTTGGTGCAACGCTTCCCCAGTTCGATCTGATGGCGCAGCTCTATCGCGAAGCGGACGGCTTGAGGCTCGGCGAGCTTTCCAAGCGCACCATGGTGACGAACGGCAATGTGACCGGGCTGGTGGAGCGGCTGGAGACGGACGGTTTCGTGCAGCGGGTCACGCCGGATGGCGACCGCCGCGTCACCGTCGCCAAGCTGACGCCCGCCGGTACCGAGCTTTTTGTCGCCATGGCAGCCGCCCACGAAGGATGGCTGCGCGACATCATGGCCGATGTCGACCCGGCGATGATCGCATCACTGTGGTCGGAGATCGGCGCGGTGAAAGCCTCTGCCAGCAACCACCTTTCCGGCAGCGCCTTCGAATAG